In the genome of Pseudomonas protegens, one region contains:
- a CDS encoding chemotaxis protein CheW, which produces MLDHRASTLTGLLLPLADRTLILPNVAVAELIDYQQGAFDLDSPPWYLGRVLWRERRIALISFESACGGRTVLGERARIVVLNALGGRPELKFMALLVQGIPRSCKLDSQLSYVDVPLAPLEKAAVQVAEQVAKVPDLLALEELLVGAGLQL; this is translated from the coding sequence ATGCTTGATCACCGCGCCAGCACCCTGACCGGTCTGTTGCTGCCCCTGGCGGACCGCACCCTGATCCTGCCCAACGTGGCGGTGGCCGAGCTGATCGACTATCAGCAGGGCGCCTTCGACCTGGATTCGCCGCCCTGGTACCTGGGCCGGGTGCTGTGGCGCGAGCGGCGGATTGCGCTGATCAGTTTCGAGTCGGCCTGTGGTGGCAGGACGGTGTTGGGCGAGCGGGCGCGGATCGTCGTGCTCAACGCCCTGGGCGGGCGTCCGGAACTGAAGTTCATGGCCCTGCTGGTGCAGGGCATTCCCCGCTCCTGCAAGCTCGACAGCCAGTTGAGCTACGTCGATGTGCCGTTGGCGCCCCTGGAAAAGGCCGCGGTGCAAGTGGCCGAGCAAGTGGCCAAGGTGCCGGATCTGTTGGCGCTGGAGGAGTTGCTGGTGGGGGCGGGGCTGCAGCTCTAG